The following are from one region of the Theropithecus gelada isolate Dixy chromosome 6, Tgel_1.0, whole genome shotgun sequence genome:
- the ANKRD34B gene encoding ankyrin repeat domain-containing protein 34B, which translates to MDEGMEISSEGNSLIKAVHQSRLRLTRLLLEGGAYINESNDRGETPLMIACKTKHVDHQSVSKAKMVKYLLENNADPNIQDKSGKTALMHACLEKAGPEVVSLLLKSGADLSLQDHSSYSALVYAVNSEDTETLKVLLSACKAKGKEVIIITTAKSPCGKHTTKQYLNMPPVDIDGCHSPATCTTPSEIDIKTASSPLSHSSETELTLFGFKDLELTGSNDDTWDPGSPVRKPALAPKGPKLPQAPPWIKSPPSLMHQNRVASLQEELQDITPEEELSYKTNGLALSKRFITRHQSIDVKDTAHLLRAFDQASSRKMSYDEINYQSCLSEGNQQRIEVPADQDPDSNQTIFTSTLRSIVQKRNLGANHYSSDSQLSAGLTPPNLEDGKALVGKKKILSPSPSQLSESKELLENMPPGPLSRRNHAILERRGSGAFPLDHSVTQTRQGFLPPLNVNSHPPISDINVNNKICSLLSCGQKVLMPTVPIFPKEFKSKKMLLRRQSLQTEQIKQLVNF; encoded by the coding sequence ATGGATGAAGGTATGGAAATTTCAAGTGAAGGAAATTCCTTGATCAAAGCAGTCCATCAGAGCCGGCTTCGCCTCACAAGACTTTTGCTAGAAGGCGGTGCCTACATTAATGAGAGCAACGACCGTGGGGAAACCCCTTTAATGATCGCTTGTAAGACCAAACATGTGGATCACCAGAGTGTCAGTaaagccaaaatggtgaaatacCTGTTAGAGAACAATGCTGATCCCAACATACAGGACAAATCTGGGAAAACGGCTTTGATGCATGCTTGCTTAGAAAAAGCTGGCCCTGAAGttgtttccttgctcctcaagagTGGGGCTGACCTCAGCTTGCAAGACCATTCTAGTTACTCAGCTCTTGTTTATGCTGTAAATTCAGAAGATACAGAGACCCTGAAAGTTCTTCTTAGTGCTTGCAAGGCAAAAGGGAAAGAGGTCATCATCATCACAACAGCAAAGTCGCCCTGTGGGAAGCATACTACTAAACAGTACTTAAATATGCCTCCTGTGGATATAGATGGGTGTCATTCCCCAGCCACCTGCACCACTCCTTCAGAAATAGACATCAAAACTGCCTCATCACCACTTTCACATTCTTCTGAAACAGAACTGACACTTTTTGGTTTTAAAGATCTTGAGCTCACTGGAAGCAATGATGATACCTGGGACCCAGGTTCCCCTGTGAGGAAACCTGCTCTGGCCCCTAAGGGGCCCAAGCTCCCCCAGGCTCCACCCTGGATCAAGAGTCCCCCATCATTAATGCACCAGAACAGAGTGGCTTCATTGCAAGAGGAGCTCCAGGATATTACACCAGAGGAAGAATTATCCTATAAAACCAATGGGCTGGCACTTTCCAAGCGGTTCATCACTAGGCACCAAAGCATTGATGTAAAAGACACTGCACATTTGCTAAGAGCCTTTGATCAGGCCAGCTCAAGGAAGATGTCatatgatgaaataaattatcaGTCTTGTCTTTCAGAAGGAAATCAGCAACGCATTGAAGTCCCTGCTGACCAGGACCCAGATTCTAACCAGACAATATTTACTTCCACCTTAAGAAGTATAGTTCAAAAAAGAAACTTGGGGGCAAATCACTACAGCTCTGATTCCCAGCTCTCAGCTGGCCTTACCCCTCCAAATTTAGAAGATGGCAAAGCACttgtaggaaagaaaaagatccTCTCACCATCTCCTTCCCAATTGTCAGAGTCCAAAGAATTGTTAGAGAATATGCCCCCAGGTCCCCTGAGCAGGAGAAATCATGCGATTTTAGAAAGGCGAGGTTCAGGAGCTTTCCCTTTAGATCACAGTGTTACCCAAACCAGACAAGGATTTCTCCCACCCTTAAATGTAAATTCTCACCCTCCCATCTCAGATATCAATGTCAACAACAAGATTTGCAGCCTTCTTTCTTGTGGCCAAAAAGTGCTTATGCCAACAGTTCCGATTTTCCCTAAAGAAttcaaaagtaagaaaatgttGTTAAGGAGACAATCATTGCAAACTGAACAAATTAAGCAATTAGTAAACTTTTAG